A window of the Vigna angularis cultivar LongXiaoDou No.4 chromosome 3, ASM1680809v1, whole genome shotgun sequence genome harbors these coding sequences:
- the LOC108325709 gene encoding probable 2-oxoglutarate-dependent dioxygenase SLC1 — protein sequence MTPAMVGSGESNKPENQYQKGVKHLVENGLHSVPKKYILPPSDRPGTNSEDSNVAKQNLELPIIDYSELLGPRRQQVLQSLANACEGYGFFQLINHGISDDVISSMRDMSGKFFDLPFEEREKYMTTDMSAPVRCGTSFSQTKDSVLCWRDFLKLLCHPLPDFLPHWPASPLDFRKDVATYAEKTRHLFLMLMEAIQESLGIIEGKETEGKDNILRELEDGSQMMVINFYPPCPQPDLTLGMPPHSDYGFLTLLLQDQVEGLQVHFQDQWLTVQPINNAFVVNVGDHLEIYSNGKYKSVLHRVMANSKKNRTSVASLHSLPFNCTVRPSPKLIDQHNPKRYADTNFDTFLAYVTTREPKRKDFLDSRKLTSVSVEEKEIK from the exons ATGACTCCAGCAATGGTAGGAAGTGGAGAGAGTAATAAACCAGAAAATCAATATCAGAAAGGAGTGAAGCACCTTGTTGAAAATGGCCTTCACAGTGTACCTAAAAAGTACATACTTCCACCTTCTGATCGACCTGGTACAAACTCAGAAGACTCAAATGTTGCCAAGCAAAACCTTGAGCTACCTATCATTGATTATTCCGAACTGCTTGGTCCAAGAAGGCAACAAGTCCTTCAATCCCTGGCCAATGCTTGTGAAGGGTACGGTTTTTTTCAG CTGATAAACCATGGTATCTCAGATGATGTTATCAGCAGCATGAGGGATATGAGTGGAAAGTTCTTTGATCTTCCTTTTGAGGAAAGAGAAAAGTACATGACAACTGATATGAGTGCACCTGTTCGATGTGGGACTAGTTTCAGCCAAACCAAAGACAGTGTGTTATGTTGGAGGGACTTCTTGAAACTTCTCTGTCATCCTTTACCTGATTTCCTCCCCCATTGGCCTGCTTCCCCCTTAGACTTCAG GAAAGACGTGGCTACCTACGCAGAAAAAACCAGACACCTGTTCCTGATGTTGATGGAAGCCATTCAAGAGAGTTTAGGAATCATTGAAGGAAAGGAGACAGAAGGAAAAGACAACATTCTAAGAGAGTTGGAAGATGGGAGCCAGATGATGGTGATCAACTTCTATCCACCATGCCCTCAACCTGACCTAACCTTGGGGATGCCCCCTCACTCTGATTATGGATTCCTCACACTCCTTCTCCAAGACCAGGTGGAGGGTTTGCAGGTACACTTCCAAGATCAATGGTTAACTGTTCAACCTATCAACAATGCTTTTGTTGTCAATGTTGGTGATCACCTTGAG ATATACAGCAATGGGAAGTACAAGAGCGTGTTGCACAGGGTCATGGCTAATTCAAAGAAGAATAGAACATCAGTGGCTTCTCTCCATAGCCTTCCTTTCAACTGTACTGTGAGACCGTCACCAAAACTCATTGACCAACACAATCCCAAACGTTACGCAGACACCAATTTTGATACTTTTCTTGCATACGTTACCACCAGAGAGCCCAAGAGAAAGGATTTCCTCGACTCCAGGAAATTGACTTCAGTATCcgtagaagaaaaagaaataaaataa